From Halanaeroarchaeum sulfurireducens, a single genomic window includes:
- a CDS encoding tautomerase family protein, whose product MPYLQFDTDFEILDAAAAGFERAVAELYAEQMDADTSYTAVAIRDDLSIHLGRAEDERTVVLKADIRRGRTDERKRNLALAIMDLVAASFNVPAENQKVVFTEHDGNQMMGSDRVGEDWSETE is encoded by the coding sequence GTGCCATATCTCCAGTTCGACACCGACTTTGAGATTCTCGATGCGGCCGCCGCTGGCTTCGAACGCGCGGTCGCGGAACTGTACGCCGAGCAGATGGACGCCGACACCAGTTACACCGCGGTCGCGATCCGCGATGACCTCTCCATTCACCTTGGGCGTGCCGAGGACGAACGGACGGTCGTCCTGAAAGCCGATATCCGGCGCGGTCGAACCGACGAGCGCAAACGCAACCTCGCGCTCGCGATTATGGATCTCGTCGCTGCGTCCTTTAACGTCCCCGCTGAGAACCAGAAGGTGGTCTTCACCGAACATGACGGCAACCAAATGATGGGGTCGGACCGTGTCGGCGAGGACTGGTCAGAGACGGAGTAA
- a CDS encoding HpcH/HpaI aldolase family protein translates to MDQKAFTSALESRMPLIGAWSTTGHPVVLEVLAAEDFDFLVLDGEHSENTIGDLATGVRAIDATDAEAAAVVRVSGPDRAEIRRVLDFGPAGVLVPQIESLAEARAAVEATAYPPEGVRGVAGGRASGYGTDLASEVETANASLATILQIETAGALDDVEEIVALDDLDAIFIGPADLSARLGVFGAFDDPDFGAAIDRIVAAAHAADVPVGTLATSAEQVDTRYTEWGVDYLLAGTDVGYLRSGASTYLDAVDRATEE, encoded by the coding sequence ATGGACCAAAAAGCCTTCACGAGCGCATTGGAATCGAGAATGCCCCTGATCGGTGCCTGGTCGACGACGGGCCACCCCGTCGTCCTTGAGGTGCTCGCGGCCGAAGACTTCGACTTCCTGGTCCTCGACGGTGAGCATTCCGAGAACACGATCGGCGACCTCGCAACGGGCGTCCGGGCAATCGACGCGACCGATGCCGAGGCGGCCGCCGTGGTCCGGGTGAGCGGGCCCGACCGCGCCGAAATCCGTCGGGTCCTCGACTTCGGTCCCGCCGGCGTCCTGGTCCCGCAGATCGAATCATTGGCCGAGGCCAGAGCGGCCGTCGAGGCGACGGCCTACCCGCCGGAGGGGGTCCGCGGCGTCGCAGGCGGGCGCGCGTCAGGGTACGGCACCGACCTCGCGAGTGAAGTCGAAACCGCCAACGCGTCGCTGGCGACGATTCTCCAGATCGAGACCGCGGGTGCACTCGACGACGTCGAGGAGATTGTCGCACTGGACGACCTCGACGCGATATTCATCGGGCCGGCGGACCTCTCCGCCCGGTTGGGCGTCTTCGGCGCGTTCGACGATCCGGACTTCGGGGCGGCGATCGACCGGATCGTGGCCGCGGCCCACGCCGCCGACGTCCCCGTCGGGACGCTGGCGACGAGCGCGGAGCAGGTCGACACGCGATACACCGAGTGGGGCGTAGACTACCTGCTGGCGGGCACGGACGTCGGATACCTCCGCTCGGGAGCGAGCACGTATCTGGACGCCGTCGATCGGGCGACGGAAGAATGA
- a CDS encoding cobyric acid synthase, translating into MTETILVAGTASHVGKSTVVAGLLRALSRRGVDAAPFKAQNMSNNARVAVIPGGKDAYGEIGVSQAVQARAAEVTPTTDHNPVLLKPSGGGESQVIVQGRARATVPAGTYYESHWETARAAAIESFERLAATHDVIVAEGAGSIAEINLADRDLANVETARFADARIVLVGDIERGGVFASLYGTLELLPDDLRERVVGLLVNKFRGDRSLLDPGLCELESKTGRPVLGVLPHDDPGLPEEDSLSAPAVGDRGVLGEEDGIPTAEAATVAVPRWPHLSNATDLEPLASVPGVRVAYVPLDATLATADAVVLPGTKNTVDDLRAAREEGFDDTLRSFEGPIVGVCGGYQMLGERIENAHVEGTGSVDTVRGFGLLPMKTVFSPEKRVQRRSCGVDPVPPLRGASGRATGYEIHMGTSTVTGDHPEPLEPGSVAQDGVLGTYLHGLFENRSIRRAFGDAAFGAAGISPPMETGTDSDPYEAAADLLETHLSDQYRSLLHLDGTPD; encoded by the coding sequence GTGACGGAGACGATTCTAGTGGCGGGAACCGCGAGCCACGTCGGCAAGTCGACGGTCGTCGCCGGTCTGCTGCGGGCGCTCTCGCGACGGGGCGTGGACGCCGCGCCGTTCAAGGCCCAGAACATGAGCAACAACGCCCGGGTCGCCGTGATCCCGGGCGGGAAGGACGCATACGGGGAGATCGGCGTCTCACAGGCCGTCCAGGCGCGGGCTGCGGAGGTGACGCCGACGACCGATCACAACCCGGTCCTCCTGAAGCCGAGCGGGGGCGGCGAGAGCCAGGTGATCGTCCAGGGTCGCGCCAGGGCCACCGTCCCCGCCGGGACGTACTACGAGTCCCACTGGGAGACGGCGCGGGCGGCGGCGATCGAGTCGTTCGAGCGCCTCGCGGCCACCCACGACGTGATCGTCGCGGAGGGCGCGGGGTCCATCGCCGAGATCAATCTGGCCGATCGCGACCTCGCCAACGTGGAAACAGCGCGGTTCGCCGACGCCCGGATCGTCCTCGTGGGCGACATCGAGCGCGGCGGCGTGTTCGCGAGCCTCTACGGCACGCTCGAACTGCTGCCCGACGACCTCCGCGAGCGGGTCGTCGGCCTGCTCGTGAACAAGTTCCGCGGAGACCGATCGCTGCTCGACCCCGGGCTTTGCGAACTCGAGTCGAAGACCGGGCGACCGGTCCTGGGCGTACTCCCGCACGACGACCCCGGGCTTCCGGAGGAAGACAGTCTCTCGGCACCCGCCGTCGGCGACCGCGGCGTTCTGGGCGAGGAGGACGGGATCCCCACGGCGGAGGCTGCGACCGTCGCGGTTCCCCGGTGGCCCCACCTGTCGAACGCTACCGATCTGGAACCGCTCGCGTCGGTTCCCGGCGTTCGGGTCGCCTACGTACCCCTCGACGCGACCCTCGCAACGGCAGACGCGGTGGTCCTGCCGGGCACGAAGAACACGGTCGACGACCTGCGCGCGGCCCGAGAAGAAGGGTTCGACGATACGCTGCGGTCCTTCGAGGGGCCGATCGTCGGCGTTTGCGGGGGGTACCAGATGCTCGGGGAGCGCATCGAGAACGCTCACGTCGAGGGGACGGGCTCTGTCGATACGGTTCGCGGATTTGGCCTGCTCCCGATGAAGACCGTCTTTTCCCCGGAGAAACGAGTGCAGCGCCGGAGCTGTGGCGTCGACCCGGTCCCGCCGCTCCGCGGCGCGAGTGGCAGGGCCACCGGCTACGAGATACACATGGGGACGAGCACGGTGACCGGCGACCATCCCGAACCCCTTGAACCGGGAAGCGTGGCCCAGGACGGCGTCCTCGGGACGTATCTCCACGGCCTCTTCGAGAACCGGTCGATCAGGCGAGCGTTCGGGGATGCGGCGTTCGGGGCCGCCGGCATATCCCCTCCGATGGAAACCGGGACCGATTCCGATCCATACGAGGCCGCTGCGGACCTCCTGGAAACCCATCTGTCCGATCAATATCGGTCGCTCCTCCACCTGGATGGCACCCCCGATTGA
- a CDS encoding adenosylcobinamide amidohydrolase: MFDTTLRDGVLRISAPGAQWLATGWNGGFETADAAYNVSVPEGWERQDLDAYLDQRLDRAGFAPAGPAMLTGVDLEHLTAARLDPVVTYATVGLSNPAELSLEPSGANTTAATAGDPPAGTVNLVVGTTRALDDGALATLLGTVVEAKTATLQATTGFTGTTSDAVVVASDPGGEPAVFAGSATAVGSAARASVRDAVTAGLRSRYADATIPDSVADASHGVRTDRKAAVFDP; this comes from the coding sequence ATGTTTGATACGACCCTCCGTGACGGAGTCCTCCGGATTTCCGCCCCGGGCGCCCAATGGCTCGCCACCGGCTGGAACGGCGGGTTCGAGACCGCCGACGCCGCCTACAACGTCTCGGTGCCCGAGGGGTGGGAGCGCCAGGACCTGGACGCCTATCTCGACCAGCGGCTGGACCGGGCCGGCTTCGCGCCCGCCGGCCCCGCCATGCTGACCGGCGTGGACCTCGAGCACCTGACCGCTGCACGCCTCGATCCCGTCGTCACGTATGCGACGGTCGGGCTCTCGAATCCCGCCGAACTGTCCCTGGAGCCGTCCGGCGCGAACACCACGGCGGCCACGGCTGGCGATCCGCCGGCCGGGACCGTCAATCTCGTCGTGGGGACGACGCGTGCCCTCGATGACGGCGCGCTCGCCACGCTCCTCGGGACGGTCGTCGAGGCGAAGACAGCAACACTCCAGGCGACGACGGGCTTCACGGGCACGACCTCCGACGCGGTCGTGGTGGCGAGCGATCCGGGCGGTGAGCCGGCGGTGTTCGCCGGCAGCGCGACGGCCGTGGGGTCGGCTGCGCGGGCCAGCGTCCGGGACGCGGTGACCGCCGGATTGCGATCGCGATACGCGGACGCGACGATCCCAGACTCCGTCGCGGACGCGTCCCACGGTGTGCGGACGGACCGGAAGGCGGCGGTGTTCGATCCGTGA
- a CDS encoding aminotransferase class I/II-fold pyridoxal phosphate-dependent enzyme, with the protein MDPNSVPSVDRVPHGGHAAETVEFSANVNPEVPPGVEDVYRDAFGAVGEYPPEPPTDYVAAAAEYVDVDPAHVIPTAGGLAALRLAIETTVETGDTALVPAPSFGEYAREVRLQGATAVPVPESEILDADPDDHALAVVCNPNNPTGRAYDRGDLLAFVRRSRAAGTPVIVDEAFLGFTDRETLAGTDGAIVARSLTKLFGLPGLRAGFAVATGKLGERLRRARRPWNLGTPARLVGAYCMQQTDFVGATRDRVERERERMADVLNERYEVFPSAAPFLLLEVTGESVDAVVERCERRGLTIRDARTFATLENHVRVAIRRPAENRRLEEALLDV; encoded by the coding sequence ATGGATCCGAATAGCGTGCCGTCGGTCGATCGCGTCCCGCACGGCGGGCACGCGGCGGAGACCGTCGAGTTCAGCGCCAACGTAAACCCCGAGGTCCCGCCCGGCGTCGAAGACGTCTATCGCGACGCGTTCGGGGCGGTCGGCGAGTATCCGCCGGAGCCACCCACCGACTACGTCGCGGCGGCCGCCGAGTACGTCGACGTGGACCCGGCACACGTGATTCCGACAGCCGGCGGGCTGGCAGCGCTCCGGCTCGCGATCGAGACCACGGTCGAAACCGGGGACACCGCACTCGTCCCGGCGCCGAGTTTCGGCGAATACGCCCGCGAGGTGCGTCTCCAGGGGGCGACGGCCGTGCCCGTGCCAGAGAGCGAGATCCTCGATGCCGACCCGGACGACCACGCGCTGGCCGTCGTTTGCAATCCAAATAACCCGACCGGCCGGGCCTACGACCGGGGGGATCTGCTCGCGTTCGTCCGCCGCAGTCGCGCCGCCGGAACGCCGGTCATCGTCGACGAGGCGTTCCTGGGATTTACCGACCGGGAGACGCTCGCCGGGACCGACGGCGCGATCGTCGCCCGGTCGCTGACGAAGCTCTTCGGCCTGCCCGGACTCAGGGCAGGCTTCGCCGTCGCCACCGGGAAATTGGGCGAGCGTTTGCGACGGGCACGGCGGCCTTGGAACCTCGGGACGCCCGCCCGTCTGGTCGGCGCCTACTGCATGCAGCAGACCGATTTCGTCGGGGCCACTCGCGATCGGGTCGAGCGGGAGCGGGAACGAATGGCGGACGTTCTGAACGAGAGATACGAGGTGTTTCCGTCGGCTGCCCCGTTTTTACTCCTCGAGGTCACCGGGGAGTCCGTCGACGCGGTCGTCGAGCGGTGCGAGCGACGCGGCCTGACGATCCGGGACGCGCGGACCTTCGCCACGCTAGAAAACCACGTCCGGGTCGCCATCCGGCGCCCGGCGGAGAATCGACGCCTGGAGGAGGCCCTACTCGATGTTTGA
- the cobT gene encoding nicotinate mononucleotide-dependent phosphoribosyltransferase CobT, with protein MIAAFVVGTTATARIDGISAAGASPDVMVHTPAADAELVTYGRPVFAPMVPVSPSGTPTPSLVTRAALDFLDIETTVLDAGLAARTAAPTVDVGVAPGKDIRTDHPVPDARSAFESGASVGRALEDDELLVGESVPGGTTTAMGVLTALGEPSAVSSSLPENPVERKRSVVAAGMEESGVEPGELAGQPIDAVMRVGDPVLATVAGLVAGATDAGIGVTLAGGSQMVAAAALARHAGVTAPLTIATTPFVRADETFDLRAGADALDLTVRVTDPGFDAGDHLAFERYRAGEAKEGVGMGGALWLADRAGVPMAEVRERIVDYYERLVEGDGSE; from the coding sequence GTGATCGCCGCGTTCGTCGTCGGGACGACCGCGACCGCGCGGATCGACGGGATCAGCGCCGCCGGCGCCTCGCCGGACGTGATGGTCCACACGCCGGCCGCGGACGCGGAACTCGTCACCTATGGACGCCCCGTCTTCGCCCCGATGGTGCCGGTCAGCCCCTCGGGGACGCCGACGCCCTCACTCGTGACCCGGGCCGCACTGGACTTCCTCGACATCGAAACGACGGTCCTCGACGCGGGGCTGGCGGCCCGAACCGCCGCCCCCACGGTGGACGTCGGCGTGGCCCCGGGCAAGGATATCCGCACCGATCACCCCGTGCCCGACGCCCGGTCCGCCTTCGAGAGCGGGGCGTCCGTGGGGAGAGCCCTGGAAGACGACGAGCTACTCGTCGGCGAGAGCGTCCCCGGCGGCACGACGACCGCCATGGGCGTGCTGACGGCGCTGGGCGAACCGAGCGCCGTCTCCTCCTCGCTCCCGGAAAACCCGGTCGAGCGCAAGCGGTCGGTGGTCGCGGCCGGGATGGAGGAAAGTGGCGTCGAACCCGGCGAGCTGGCCGGCCAGCCCATCGACGCAGTGATGCGGGTCGGCGATCCCGTGCTCGCCACGGTCGCGGGCCTGGTCGCCGGCGCGACCGACGCCGGAATCGGGGTCACGCTCGCCGGCGGGTCACAGATGGTGGCCGCCGCGGCACTCGCCCGGCACGCCGGGGTGACAGCCCCGCTCACGATCGCGACGACCCCGTTCGTTCGCGCGGACGAGACTTTCGATCTCCGGGCGGGCGCCGACGCCCTGGACCTGACGGTCCGGGTGACCGACCCGGGCTTCGACGCGGGCGATCACCTCGCCTTCGAGCGGTACCGGGCCGGCGAGGCCAAGGAGGGCGTCGGGATGGGCGGGGCCCTGTGGCTCGCCGACCGCGCTGGCGTCCCGATGGCCGAGGTGCGCGAGCGGATCGTCGACTACTACGAACGGCTGGTGGAGGGCGATGGATCCGAATAG
- a CDS encoding NTP transferase domain-containing protein, giving the protein MAGGAGTRLGRGEKPLYEIGGVPMIDRVVGALTDSDVDRIRVVTSPHTPETAAHVDVSTLRTPGDGYVADLERALAAVDLPVLTVTADLPLLTGPVVDRILEETGNGSTAVCVPIDLPRRLGATVDTTMTGGGATVDTTMTGGETGDATPTVDGTTVVPTGVNVVGDTDRTETLVMRERTLAVNVNRPRDARVAEVLA; this is encoded by the coding sequence ATGGCCGGCGGCGCGGGGACGCGCCTCGGTCGGGGGGAGAAACCGCTGTACGAGATCGGCGGCGTCCCGATGATCGATCGGGTGGTGGGAGCGTTGACCGACAGCGACGTCGACCGCATCCGCGTCGTGACCTCGCCGCACACACCCGAGACGGCCGCCCACGTGGACGTGTCGACCCTTCGAACGCCAGGTGACGGCTACGTGGCCGATCTGGAGCGCGCTCTCGCCGCCGTCGATCTCCCAGTCCTGACGGTAACCGCGGACCTGCCGCTCTTGACGGGGCCGGTCGTCGACCGGATTCTCGAGGAGACCGGGAATGGATCGACCGCCGTCTGCGTCCCGATCGACCTGCCACGCCGGCTCGGCGCGACCGTGGACACGACGATGACCGGCGGTGGCGCAACCGTAGACACGACGATGACCGGCGGCGAGACCGGGGACGCAACCCCGACCGTCGACGGCACGACCGTCGTCCCCACCGGCGTCAACGTGGTCGGCGACACGGATCGAACGGAGACACTCGTCATGAGAGAACGAACCCTCGCAGTCAACGTGAACAGACCCAGAGACGCGCGCGTGGCGGAGGTACTCGCGTGA
- the cobS gene encoding adenosylcobinamide-GDP ribazoletransferase, translated as MSALRGALGFLTTLPVRVDERTWAAFRRRPVATMLAGYVVGGVAAVPPLYAPSAPLGAFGFVLAVYLMTGINHVDGLTDVADAVAVHGTESDRVAAMRDSHLGVGGLLAGGLVVLGLFAVGWELTAMGRGAVGVIVAAEVAAKLGMVLVLVRGVPRHEGLGSALAEHASLGTLALGTVLALPAAAITWPSPAGAVALTPGLLAAVAVCRLSNSRIGGISGDVLGATNEVARLAALLAGVIAWTLW; from the coding sequence GTGAGCGCGCTACGCGGGGCGCTGGGCTTTCTCACCACGCTCCCGGTGCGGGTCGACGAGCGGACCTGGGCGGCGTTTCGCCGCCGTCCCGTTGCCACGATGCTGGCCGGCTACGTCGTCGGCGGCGTGGCGGCAGTACCACCGCTTTACGCCCCGTCGGCGCCGCTGGGCGCGTTCGGCTTCGTCCTCGCCGTCTACCTGATGACCGGCATCAACCACGTCGACGGCCTCACGGACGTCGCCGACGCCGTGGCGGTCCACGGCACCGAGAGCGATCGGGTCGCCGCCATGCGCGACAGCCACCTCGGCGTCGGGGGGTTGCTCGCCGGCGGCCTCGTCGTTCTCGGCCTGTTCGCCGTGGGCTGGGAACTGACCGCGATGGGACGGGGGGCCGTCGGCGTGATCGTCGCCGCCGAGGTCGCCGCCAAACTCGGAATGGTCCTCGTACTGGTCCGGGGGGTCCCACGGCACGAGGGGCTCGGGTCGGCGCTCGCCGAGCACGCCTCCCTCGGAACGCTCGCCCTGGGAACGGTGCTCGCCCTCCCCGCAGCGGCAATCACCTGGCCCTCACCAGCGGGGGCGGTCGCCCTCACGCCCGGGCTGCTCGCAGCAGTCGCCGTCTGCCGGCTGTCGAACAGCCGAATCGGGGGCATCAGCGGCGACGTGCTGGGGGCGACGAACGAAGTCGCCCGCCTCGCCGCCCTGCTCGCGGGGGTGATCGCGTGGACGCTCTGGTGA
- the cbiB gene encoding adenosylcobinamide-phosphate synthase CbiB, protein MSTATGAVGLALLFDLAIGEPPESVHPVVALGSIVSWSDREWARPAAAGLFVAVLVPLAAALVAAGAVASALRYGLVPGTLVAGAILFTTVSLRSLVAAGTTVVREADRDVTAAADAARALVGRDTTTLGPGAIRSAAVESVAENLADGLVGPLLAFALGSFVGLPMAAGAAVWVKAVNTLDSMLGYRTHPMGRASARLDDGVAWLPARISAVLLAIATGRLGAVVAAREWADAPDSPNSGWPMATAAAALDVTLVKPGAYALNPGAGLPSETQALAGVRAVRWAGLLAFALAGVVTWW, encoded by the coding sequence GTGAGTACGGCGACGGGAGCGGTGGGCCTCGCGTTGCTTTTCGATCTGGCGATCGGCGAACCGCCCGAGAGCGTCCACCCAGTCGTCGCGCTCGGGTCGATCGTTTCGTGGTCCGACCGCGAGTGGGCGCGGCCGGCAGCAGCCGGGCTTTTCGTCGCCGTGCTCGTCCCCCTGGCGGCCGCGCTGGTCGCCGCCGGTGCGGTCGCGAGCGCACTGCGGTACGGTCTGGTGCCGGGGACCCTCGTCGCCGGGGCAATTCTGTTCACGACCGTCAGCCTGCGCTCGCTCGTCGCCGCAGGAACCACGGTCGTTCGCGAGGCGGATCGAGACGTGACCGCAGCGGCCGACGCCGCCAGAGCGCTCGTCGGTCGGGACACGACGACGCTGGGGCCGGGGGCGATCCGCAGCGCCGCCGTCGAGAGCGTCGCGGAGAACCTGGCCGACGGGCTCGTGGGCCCATTGCTCGCCTTTGCCCTCGGGAGTTTTGTCGGGCTGCCCATGGCCGCGGGCGCCGCGGTCTGGGTGAAGGCGGTGAACACCCTGGATTCGATGCTCGGCTACCGGACCCACCCGATGGGACGGGCGAGCGCGCGCCTCGACGACGGCGTCGCCTGGCTCCCGGCCCGGATCAGCGCAGTGCTCCTGGCCATCGCGACGGGGCGTCTCGGCGCGGTCGTCGCCGCCAGGGAGTGGGCGGACGCGCCGGATTCACCGAACTCGGGGTGGCCCATGGCGACCGCGGCGGCGGCCCTCGACGTGACACTCGTGAAACCAGGCGCGTACGCCCTGAACCCGGGGGCCGGACTGCCGAGCGAGACGCAGGCGCTCGCGGGGGTCCGGGCCGTCCGGTGGGCCGGCCTCCTCGCGTTCGCACTCGCCGGGGTGGTAACGTGGTGGTGA
- a CDS encoding HAD family hydrolase, whose translation MTDAAHRRPDSARAVSFDLFGTLVEVDPPTNPARAVETKLRERGVAVPDDWQRRYETPQIETAPGTEQSLYDHVVAALRDGERESRHPIVEAAVDDAFEPTVDTVAGAGTLVEEVGNRVPVGVLSNSAVPGLVERAIDRSSLSRSDFDAVIASVHCGLRKPDPRAFEAVATALGVTVDDLLHVGDDPETDGGIDAAGGHFLPVDEASPDAIVARLEGKA comes from the coding sequence ATGACCGACGCCGCGCACCGTCGACCCGACTCCGCCCGGGCCGTCTCGTTCGACCTGTTCGGCACCCTCGTCGAGGTGGACCCACCGACGAACCCAGCACGGGCTGTGGAGACCAAGCTCCGAGAACGTGGCGTGGCGGTCCCCGACGACTGGCAACGCCGGTACGAGACGCCCCAGATCGAGACGGCCCCCGGCACCGAGCAGTCGCTGTACGATCACGTGGTAGCGGCCCTGCGGGACGGCGAGAGGGAGTCGCGCCATCCGATCGTCGAGGCCGCCGTCGACGACGCCTTCGAACCGACCGTCGACACCGTGGCAGGCGCGGGCACGCTCGTGGAGGAAGTGGGCAACCGCGTCCCCGTCGGCGTCCTCTCGAACAGCGCGGTCCCGGGCCTCGTCGAACGGGCTATCGACCGGTCCTCGCTCTCGCGGTCGGATTTCGACGCGGTGATCGCGAGCGTCCACTGTGGGCTTCGCAAGCCCGATCCGCGCGCCTTCGAGGCCGTCGCCACGGCGCTCGGCGTGACCGTCGACGACCTGCTGCACGTGGGCGACGATCCCGAGACCGACGGCGGAATCGACGCGGCGGGAGGCCATTTCCTCCCCGTCGACGAGGCGTCCCCCGATGCGATCGTGGCGCGCCTGGAGGGGAAAGCGTGA
- a CDS encoding PGF-CTERM-anchored ABC transporter substrate-binding protein, translating to MTTGTRIALLLVGLVALATVGAGPAVAVSEEPGGTTAPVDCSFPVEQTDATGETVTVDAEPETVVALGPSAAQTMWEIGAEETVIGVPEHASYLDGAESRTNVSGAGQTFVDVETVVDLDPDLVLAPNIIPSETVETLRNNGLTVYRFEQATSLAAVEEKTRLTGALVGACEGADDRAAEMNRSLATVGEAVDGADRPGVLYVMGGGYTAGEGTFIDSVIEAAGGTNVAARAGIDGYAEISEETVVEQDPEWIFTNSDIGTLPASAGYEKTTAVEEGQVFVADADTLSQPAPRTVQVVERVAATLHPDRYDGAAAYDTLDLRTPTTTATTPGMGVPVALLAVALLALSKRE from the coding sequence ATGACGACAGGGACACGGATCGCGTTGCTGCTGGTCGGGCTTGTGGCACTCGCCACCGTCGGCGCGGGGCCGGCGGTCGCCGTCAGTGAGGAACCGGGCGGGACCACGGCACCCGTGGATTGTTCGTTCCCGGTCGAGCAGACCGACGCGACCGGAGAGACGGTGACCGTCGACGCGGAACCCGAGACGGTCGTCGCCCTCGGTCCGAGCGCGGCCCAGACCATGTGGGAGATCGGTGCCGAGGAGACGGTGATCGGGGTCCCCGAACACGCGTCGTACCTCGACGGCGCCGAGTCGCGCACGAACGTCTCGGGGGCCGGCCAGACGTTCGTCGACGTCGAGACGGTCGTCGACCTCGACCCGGACCTCGTGCTCGCGCCGAACATCATCCCGTCCGAGACCGTCGAGACGCTCCGGAACAACGGGCTGACGGTCTACCGATTCGAGCAGGCGACCTCGCTCGCCGCAGTCGAGGAGAAAACCCGTCTCACCGGGGCGCTGGTGGGCGCCTGTGAGGGCGCCGACGACCGAGCAGCCGAGATGAACCGCTCGCTCGCGACCGTTGGCGAGGCAGTCGATGGCGCCGACAGACCGGGCGTGCTGTACGTGATGGGCGGCGGCTACACGGCCGGCGAGGGGACGTTCATCGACAGCGTGATCGAGGCCGCGGGCGGGACGAACGTCGCCGCGCGGGCGGGGATCGATGGATATGCCGAGATCAGCGAGGAGACCGTCGTCGAGCAGGACCCCGAGTGGATCTTCACCAACAGCGACATCGGCACGCTTCCCGCCTCCGCCGGCTACGAGAAGACGACCGCCGTCGAGGAGGGACAGGTGTTCGTCGCGGACGCCGACACGCTGAGCCAGCCGGCGCCGCGAACCGTGCAGGTGGTCGAGCGCGTGGCGGCGACGCTCCACCCCGATCGGTACGACGGCGCGGCGGCGTACGACACGCTCGACCTGAGAACCCCGACGACCACCGCGACGACGCCCGGGATGGGCGTCCCCGTCGCGCTGCTCGCCGTCGCACTGCTCGCCCTCTCGAAACGCGAGTGA